The nucleotide sequence CCTGCAATGCAGGCAGGAAGCGAGAGTGGGCGAACAGCTCTGCGCATTGAACGACGCAGCCACTCTCGGCAAACGCCTGCGGGGAGCATGAGATGCTCGACCCGCAGGTGTCAGGAAGGAATGCCCAGATTCATCGATGATGATGACAGTCCATCCGCTTCAACTGTCAGCATCATATCTTTTAGCCCGCAAACTAAAAAGCCGATCCACAGCAACAGTCCCATGCCACAACGGCACCGGATCAACGCTGACTCAATGGCAACCGTTGGATGCACTGGTTGGATCACTGGACGGGCGATGGGCGCCAGGATGAGGCGGGTTGTTGCCCCCGGACAGCAGCCGCTGGATATCCGCCGCCGCCATGGGCTTGTAGAAGTAGTATCCCTGAATGAGATCACAGCGCATTTCACGCAACAGCTCGAGTTGCTGGATATTCTCCACCCCCTCGGCCACCACCTCCAGCCCCAGTCGATGCCCGAGGAAGACCGTCGCTTCCATGATGGCGCGATCCTTGGGTTCCTGAGCACATTCGATCACGAAGGAGCGATCGATCTTGAGCGCCGTCACCGGCAGCATCTTGAGGTAGCTCATCGAGGAGTAGCCGGTCCCGAAATCATCGATCGCGATCTTGTAGCCTCTGTCGTGCAGGGCACGCAGGCTATCGCGCACCTTGACGTCAGCATCGATCAACACGTTCTCGGTCAGCTCGATGCCGATGTCCCGTGGCGTCAGGCCATATTCCGCCACGCATGCCTCAAGACGCTGGAAGACGTCGCTGTTGATCGCCTGACGCCCGGAGATATTGATATCGATCCGATAGCCCTTGATCCCCATGGCATGCCACTCGGCCTGCTGGCGACATGCCTGGCGAATCACCCAGTCACCCAGGCGCTCGATCAGATTGGTGCGCTCTGCCACCTTGATGAAGTCAGTCGGGGGAATGGGCCCCTCGGGCGCATGCCAGCGCATCAGCGCCTCTACCGACTCGATACGCTCACTGCGCGCCGCGACCTGAGGCTGGAAGTGGAGGAACAGCTCGCCACCCCCATCCTCGCTCAGCAGCGTCTGAAGGCGCCCCGCCAGATGATGCTGATGCAGCATGGCATCGCGCACTTCCTGGTTGAAGAACTGATATCCATCACGCCCGGCCTGCTTCGCTCGGTGCTTGGCGACGTCCGCATTGCGCACCAGTTCCGGCGCATCATTGCCATTCTCGGGATAGAGGCTGACGCCGATGCTCAGACGCAGCAACAACTCACGCCCTTCTATCTGGAAGGGGCGCTGGAAATCTTCGCGGATCCGCTCCACGACCGACAAGGCATCACTTTCATAATCCAGGCGCGGCATCGCCATGACGAATTCATCGCCGCCGAAGCGTGACAGTAGATCCTGACTCCGCTGGAACCCCTGCAAGCGCGACGCGACGCTGCGAATCACGAGGTCCCCCATCTCATAGCCCTGGGTATCGTTGATCTCGGTGAAGTGGTCGATATCCAGGAACAGCACCATCAAGGTATCGCCGTGACGCTGACACTCCCCGAGCATGTTCTCGAGCTCAGTCTCGAACGTCTGCCGATTGGGCAGTTCGGTCAACGGATCGAATCGCGTCATGTAGTCCAGCTCACGCTGCACCTTGCGCTCGCCCGCCAGATCGATGTCGATGCAGAACATCAATGGATTGTCCGACCGCTCACCTAACATGACGTGGTGAGAGAACACCGGCACCGGTGCGCCTGACTTGTGCTTCAGCTCAAGCTCGCTCGCCGGGATCTGGGTGCCGTGATTGACCCACGCGTGGTGGGCATCCACCACGATGTCCGCCATTTCATCCGGTATCAGCAAGGCTTCAAGACAACGCCCTCGAGCTTCCTGCTCGCTGAAACCATACAGTCGCTCGCTGGCCTCATTCCAATAGATCACTCGGCGCTGGCTGTCGTACCCCTGCACTGCCACACGTGGCAGGCTTTCCAGCAATTCGCGAAAGCGCTGGTCACTGGCGGGGAGTCCCATGCTGGCCGAGGGGCCAACAACACTAGTCTGCATGACCGCCTCCTGCGTGTGCTGTTGATATGCCATCTGACGATGACGAATCAGCATGATGCCCGCAGTTGCGCCAATAATCACCATCAGCAGCGCTGAAGGCCAGCGGCCGATGATGTCCTGCACTGCCACGACCCCCACCAGCAGGCCGATCGCGATGGCAGCGACCACTGTTCCAAAGAGCGCAATTCCAGTCGCTCTTCCGGTCTGACGAGACCCATCTGCCATGATCCAGGATACCTCCCCTACCATCTTGTCTACCGACCGGTGCTCGGCGGGGACACGCACGTTGCCTGAATCCGCTGAGTTATCGCGATATACATCACTGGAGCCAATAGCAGTCTAAGTGTCTGCCTCGCATAAACACAGTGCCAAACCCGCCGTGACACACGCCTCCTCTCAACGCTACCAGCACATGTGTCACGCATTGCCCATGCCGTTTTTCGCCGAAAGGCGACAAAGAATACCGCTCATGACTGACATGATGCCAGGAGATCAGACCTCTAATACCCCTCCATCGCCCAGACGCCCATATTGATGATACTTACGCAAGATTAACGCTCTAAGCCGCGCGCTTGGTTTGACTCTCTCTCATGCATCTTCCCATTCTCCTCGACGTTGCGAACGCAACACCTTCCAACAGGCGCTAAATGCCGAAACATCGAGGAATTCTTGCATGAACATCGTAAACCGTGGTGTACGTCAGCTGGCCGATGCTTCCCGTAAACTCACTCTGGACCAGAGCGCTCTCAACGATCGCTACCCGGCAACGTCATCAGAGGATAGCGCTCTCTCGCTGCCCAGGATCTCTGAGTACTGGCCGACAAGCGTGCATGAGGAGCTGGCTCGTCAGCACTGGAGCAAGGCAACGATCACTCCACACATTGACTTGAACGCCTGGCAGGGTTTCCTGGACAACCTTCCCCGTGACCCTTACGTCAACACACGATGGAAGCGCATGTCCTGGCTGCACCTGAATGACCAGATGGAAGTCGAAACCCTTGGCGAGTGCCCGATGGCGCAGGGTGGACGCTTCAATGATGCTGCCAGCATGGCGGACCGCCTGAGATACTACGATCCGCTGGAAGCGGCGTTCACCGAGCGCGACGACGTGCGCGCCTTCGTCAAGGCCTGGGCCGACATGTGGGGCATCGGGCCGCGTGAGCCGATCCTGATGCAGATCACGGGTGTCCGCGGCGACGGCACCATTGACCCTCTCCAGGGACAAGGCATTCACGCCGATGGCTGCAAGTACTTGAGCATTCTGGTACTCAATCGCGAGAACGTCAGTGGTGCCATCAATACCCTCTACCGCGACAAGGCCGGCAGCGAGTTGCTGGCGACCACCGAGCTGGCACCGGGAGAGGTTCTGCACATCCATGATGACCAGCTGTTCCACAGCGTCAGCTCCATCACTCAGGATAACGCGGGCCAGCACTTCGAGCGCTTCATCATCATCATCAACTGCTCATTCATCGATGAGTTCCAGAACCGCATGCTGCGTCGTCACTTCCCGGGGGCAGTCCTGAACGACTGCGAGTGAAGCCATTCGAATCCACTGAGCAGACTGGCAACCCGGTGTCCGGGCATCGCCCGCACAACTGCCTCGACGACAGCTTTCCTCATCTCATCCTGGGGGATCGGTAGCTTCCGAGGCCTCCCCACCTGACCTGCACTCAAGCGTCGCAGCACGCTACCTGAGCACGACACGAGGAACCAGCCGGGCAACCGGCTGGCCTGGCGTGCCACTCCTGACTGGCCCGAAGGCCTCAGCCTGATCGCGACCGACCCCCTCCTGCAACAGCCCCACCAACGGCTTCCGCCTGCATGCCAAGCGCATCGGTTTCATTGTCCGCGCGCCATGTACAGGCGATATACTCGACTCATGACAGAGGCGTTGCCCACGATGCGCCTTCCACGACAGGAAATCCTCATGACGCTTGAATCAGGACTGACCTTCTTCCTTGCCATCTTCCTCTTCGGGATCACTCCCGGCCCCGGAATCCTCGCCCTGATGGCGCGTGGCATGAGCCAGGGAGGCAATGCCTGTGTCCCGATGGCCGTCGGCATGAGCCTCAGTGACGTCTGCTACATGCTGGCGGCCGTCTTCGGGCTCTCGGCACTGGCGACCCATTGGAGCGAGCTCTTTCTGGTCATCCGCCTGCTGGGGGCCGCCTATCTGATCTACCTGGGGTACAAGCTCTGGACCTGCCGACCCAGCCTGGAAGACACGGAAATTCCCGACATACGCGGAAGCTGGTGGCGTGGCTTCCTGCAAGGCTTCCTGATCTCGGCCTCCAACCCCAAGGTCATCCTGTTCTACATCGCCTTTCTGCCGACCTTCATGGACATCACCCGCCTGAGTGGTGGCGATATCGTGATCGCGGCCGCTCTCAATCTCAGTGCCTTGCTGATCGGGGTCGTCCCTGTCGGTTACGCCGCAGGCCGCATTCGTCGCCATCTGCGCTCGACGCGAGCCGTCAGACGCCTCAACCGCAGTGCTGCCAGCCTGATGATCGGTGCCGGCAGCTACCTCGCACTGCGTGGTTGAGCACCGACCTCCTGCGCCAGTCTGGCCGCCGATACGAGAACGCCCCTGTCAATCACATGACAGGGGCGTTCTCTTCGATCACTGAGGCAATTCGCTCAGGTCATGCAACGGATGGCACCGTTACTGACGGATACCTTCCACCACCAGGTACATGTCGACCGTCGCGGCCGCTGGCCCAAGCTTGGAGGTGTCGATGCCATAGTCGGCGAGCTTGAGCGTGGTGGTGCCCTCGAAGCCCTGACGATAGCCGCCCCAGGGGTCTTCGCCACCGCCGATGTGATCGACATCGATGGTGATCGGCTGCGTCTCGCCATGCAGTGTCAGATCCCCCGTCAGCTTGCCGGCACCATCACCGGAAGAGGTGAACCCGGTGGAGACGAAAGACGCCGTCGGGTACTCGGAAGCATCCAGGAAATCAGCGGACTTGATGTGCTTGTCTCGCTCGGCGTGGGCGCTGTCCAGGCTGTCGACATCGACTTCGACCTTGACGCTTGACGCCTCGGGCTGACCCTCGTCATAGCGGAAGGTCCCCGTGAAGTCCTTGAACTCACCCAGGACGTAGGAGTAGCCGAGATGGCTGATCTTGAACTGGATGAAGGCGTGCTGGCCCTTGGTGTCAATGACATAGTCCGAGGCCTGAGCCTGGCCCGCCATCAAGGGGAGTGCCGCTGCCAGAAGGCCGCCAGCGAACGTCTTGCCGAGCGAGAAGGCCTTGGGTGTCAGGGATGTGTCGTTCATGTCCTAGCTCCTTGAGGATTCGTCATGCATGGTGCCGCCGTGGTGGCCGGCAATTCCTTTCAGCGCAGCGGCCAGAGCATACGTCGCAACGTGTCCTGGCCCTCCATCAGATGATGCTTGAAGGCGGCAGCGGCGTGACCAAGCGACAGGATGACAAGCGCCCAGGCCGCGTACCAGTGAACGTCTCCTGCCAACGTCGCCTGATCCTTCATCCCGCTGAGCAAGGCAGGCACGTCAAACAGCCCGAATACGCTGATGGCTCGTCCATCC is from Cobetia marina and encodes:
- a CDS encoding LysE family translocator — encoded protein: MTLESGLTFFLAIFLFGITPGPGILALMARGMSQGGNACVPMAVGMSLSDVCYMLAAVFGLSALATHWSELFLVIRLLGAAYLIYLGYKLWTCRPSLEDTEIPDIRGSWWRGFLQGFLISASNPKVILFYIAFLPTFMDITRLSGGDIVIAAALNLSALLIGVVPVGYAAGRIRRHLRSTRAVRRLNRSAASLMIGAGSYLALRG
- a CDS encoding 2OG-Fe dioxygenase family protein; translated protein: MNIVNRGVRQLADASRKLTLDQSALNDRYPATSSEDSALSLPRISEYWPTSVHEELARQHWSKATITPHIDLNAWQGFLDNLPRDPYVNTRWKRMSWLHLNDQMEVETLGECPMAQGGRFNDAASMADRLRYYDPLEAAFTERDDVRAFVKAWADMWGIGPREPILMQITGVRGDGTIDPLQGQGIHADGCKYLSILVLNRENVSGAINTLYRDKAGSELLATTELAPGEVLHIHDDQLFHSVSSITQDNAGQHFERFIIIINCSFIDEFQNRMLRRHFPGAVLNDCE
- a CDS encoding putative bifunctional diguanylate cyclase/phosphodiesterase gives rise to the protein MQTSVVGPSASMGLPASDQRFRELLESLPRVAVQGYDSQRRVIYWNEASERLYGFSEQEARGRCLEALLIPDEMADIVVDAHHAWVNHGTQIPASELELKHKSGAPVPVFSHHVMLGERSDNPLMFCIDIDLAGERKVQRELDYMTRFDPLTELPNRQTFETELENMLGECQRHGDTLMVLFLDIDHFTEINDTQGYEMGDLVIRSVASRLQGFQRSQDLLSRFGGDEFVMAMPRLDYESDALSVVERIREDFQRPFQIEGRELLLRLSIGVSLYPENGNDAPELVRNADVAKHRAKQAGRDGYQFFNQEVRDAMLHQHHLAGRLQTLLSEDGGGELFLHFQPQVAARSERIESVEALMRWHAPEGPIPPTDFIKVAERTNLIERLGDWVIRQACRQQAEWHAMGIKGYRIDINISGRQAINSDVFQRLEACVAEYGLTPRDIGIELTENVLIDADVKVRDSLRALHDRGYKIAIDDFGTGYSSMSYLKMLPVTALKIDRSFVIECAQEPKDRAIMEATVFLGHRLGLEVVAEGVENIQQLELLREMRCDLIQGYYFYKPMAAADIQRLLSGGNNPPHPGAHRPSSDPTSASNGCH
- a CDS encoding YceI family protein, with the protein product MNDTSLTPKAFSLGKTFAGGLLAAALPLMAGQAQASDYVIDTKGQHAFIQFKISHLGYSYVLGEFKDFTGTFRYDEGQPEASSVKVEVDVDSLDSAHAERDKHIKSADFLDASEYPTASFVSTGFTSSGDGAGKLTGDLTLHGETQPITIDVDHIGGGEDPWGGYRQGFEGTTTLKLADYGIDTSKLGPAAATVDMYLVVEGIRQ